One Polyodon spathula isolate WHYD16114869_AA chromosome 58, ASM1765450v1, whole genome shotgun sequence genomic window carries:
- the LOC121307682 gene encoding dynein light chain 1, cytoplasmic, giving the protein MSDRKAVIKNADMSEEMQQDAVECATQALEKYNIEKDIAAYIKKEFDKKYNPTWHCIVGRNFGSYVTHETKHFIYFYLGQVAILLFKSG; this is encoded by the exons ATGTCTGACAGAAAAGCCGTCATTAAAAACGCCGACATGTCGGAGGAGATGCAGCAGGACGCGGTGGAGTGCGCTACGCAGGCTCTGGAGAAATACAACATCGAGAAAGACATCGCAGCCTACATCAAGAAG GAGTTTGACAAAAAGTACAACCCCACTTGGCATTGCATTGTGGGCAGGAATTTTGGCAGCTATGTGACTCATGAGACGAAGCATTTCATTTACTTCTACCTGGGGCAGGTGGCCATCCTGCTTTTCAAATCCGGATAA